The Ferrimicrobium acidiphilum DSM 19497 genome contains the following window.
TTGGCCGATCGATCGATGATGAACTCACAGCCCATCTCACGCAGCAGCGCCGCCTTTTTCGGTGACGATACAACACCTACGGGAATACCTCCGCCGTTTAGTACGTACTGAACGGCATAACTGCCTATACCACCAGTAGCTCCCCAGATGAGTACGACCTGTCCTTGTGTCATGCCGGCGCCATTCTTGGAGACGATCATACGATATGAAGTCGAGTTACACAGTGGATTGATCGCAGCCTCTTCCCAACTCAGGTGAGCTGGCTTTGGCATGATCTGATTCGCCTTCACGATCGCAAAGTCTGCGAGACCACCGAAGTTCGTCTCGAACCCCCATATACGCTGCTCTGCGGCCATCATCGAGTCGTCGTGGGACGACGGATCCTGATCGTCGACGTAGTTGCAGTGAATCGTCACACGATCACCGATGCTCCAGTTGCGCACTGCTGAGCCAACACGAACGACGATACCGGAGGCGTCGGAGCCGAGGACATGGTAGTCGAGATCGTGGCGACGATTCCACAGGTTGTGGGATCGTCCCATCCGCTTAAGGAAATCAAAAGTAGGTACCGGTTCAAAGAGCGATGACCAGACGGTGTTGTAGTTGATCGATGACGCCATCACCGCGATGACCGCCTCATCCGGAGCTAGCTCAGGCATTGGGACCTCGTCAACGTGCAGTGAGCGCGATGGATCCTTTTCGGCTGACGGGATGCCGTCGAACATCGCGATCTCGTCCTTCCGTAGAAAGGCGGCCCGATATCGGTCGGGGAGCGGCAGTTTAGCCAACTCCTCTCCGGTCGCGTCGGCATTAATGGCATCGATGAGCTCGGTTGTCATGGTCGTATGCTACCAGAAAAGCAAACGATTCTTGATCGATCGCGCTCCTCTCGTATACTGGGACTACGAAGAAAGGATGCACGATGGCAAATTCTGTGATCGTATCGGGCGCACGTACGCCTATTGGAAAGCTCTCAGGGGCGGTTGGATCGTTGACTGCGATGGACCTTGGAGCGGTCGCTATAAAGGGAGCGCTTGCGCGTGCTGGACTCTCACCTGAGGCGGTCGAGTATGTGTTCATGGGGCATGTGCTCCAGGCTGGTCAGGGCCAGATCACCGCACGTCAGGCTGCGGCAGGGGCTGGTATTCCAATGACTATCCCTGCCACGACCGTCAATAAGGTGTGTCTTTCAGGTCTCAATAGTCTGCACTTGGCAGATCTCATGATTAGGGCAGGAGAGGCGGACATCGTCGTCGCTGGCGGTATGGAGTCGATGACCCAAGCCCCATACTTCTTGCCTGGAGCACGCAACGGATTCCGCATGGGTGACGTGCAGTTGATTGACTCGATGCTCTATGACGGTCTGTTCTGTGCCTTTGACAAGATGGCGATGGGTCTTGCTACCGAGCGTTATCTCCAGCTAGCACCGATATCTAGAGAGCGCCAAGACCACCTCTCGATGCTTTCGCACGAGCGCGCCGCTAGGGCGATGAAGAACGGGCGGATGGCCAAGGAGATCGTTCCGGTGCCGGTACCCCAGCGTAGAGGCGATGATGTGATTGTTGATGTTGACGAGGGTGTCCGACCAGAGACGACGATGGAGTCGCTGGCTAAGCTGCGTCCAGCCTTCGATAAAAATGGTGCTATTACCGCCGGCAATGCATCACAGATCAGCGATGGTGCTGCAGCGCTTGTTGTTATGTCCGCAGCAAAAGCCGCTGAGTTGGGCCTTGCCCCGCTCGCTGAGATCATCGGCTATGGTCAGGTTGCTGGTCCTGATACCTCGCTGTTACACCAGCCATCGAATGCCATCAACGATGCGCTGCGGCGCGTCGGAATGACTGTCGGTGACATAGACCTCTTTGAGATCAACGAGGCCTTTGCCGCGGTTGCAGTTGCATCCATGGATCATCTCGGAATCGACGAAGACGTAGTGAACGTCAATGGTGGTGCGATAGCATTGGGCCATCCGATTGGGGCTTCAGGTGCTCGACTTGCCTTGACACTGATCACCGAGTTGAACGAGCGAGGCGGTGGCGTGGGTGCTGCTGCCTTGTGTGGCGGTGGGGGCCAGGGAGATGCTTTGCTCGTCAGGGTGCCGTAGCGATCGAGATGTCCTCCGGGCGAGGCCGCGGCGACTGGGAGCGGTCGAGAGTTTGCTGTTGGATGACAGATTCGGTCGCAGGCTGTAAGGCTGGGCCGGTCAGGCTGCTGGCGAGTGGCGACCGTGTCATCTCTTAGTCAAGAGACTCGCTCCGTTAGAGCGCCGAGGGATTCACACAGGGTCGGCGCTTAGCCCCTAAGATCTGTTGGGGTCTGAGATCATGCATTGCTCAGGCTACAGCGCCATCTGAGGCACCAGCCCATGCGAGTAGTGGAAGTAGGTGTACGACAACTCTGCAACCCTTCTAGGGCCGAGGCTAGCATGTAGAGGGATGAGAATTACGCTATAGATTGCTCGGCGGTCGAGCTGGCCATTTTAGCGCTAGGACTGCTGACTTATCTTGACCGAGGTAATCGTGCAAGTCGCCTTCGGCCTCCCACCTGGTGAGCCGTTTAGGTCGAGTGCAG
Protein-coding sequences here:
- the ccrA gene encoding crotonyl-CoA carboxylase/reductase, producing MTTELIDAINADATGEELAKLPLPDRYRAAFLRKDEIAMFDGIPSAEKDPSRSLHVDEVPMPELAPDEAVIAVMASSINYNTVWSSLFEPVPTFDFLKRMGRSHNLWNRRHDLDYHVLGSDASGIVVRVGSAVRNWSIGDRVTIHCNYVDDQDPSSHDDSMMAAEQRIWGFETNFGGLADFAIVKANQIMPKPAHLSWEEAAINPLCNSTSYRMIVSKNGAGMTQGQVVLIWGATGGIGSYAVQYVLNGGGIPVGVVSSPKKAALLREMGCEFIIDRSANGYRFWKDENTQDESEWRRFGGDIRALVGEDPDIVFEHPGRETMGASVYVAKRGGLIMTCAATSGYRIEYDNRHLWMKLKSIKASHFANYREAFEANRLIAKGMVQPVLSATFDLTRVGEAVNVVRANLHEGKVGIRCLSPADGLGITDQSMRERVGEDKITLFERFAKDKTMER
- a CDS encoding acetyl-CoA C-acetyltransferase, with the translated sequence MANSVIVSGARTPIGKLSGAVGSLTAMDLGAVAIKGALARAGLSPEAVEYVFMGHVLQAGQGQITARQAAAGAGIPMTIPATTVNKVCLSGLNSLHLADLMIRAGEADIVVAGGMESMTQAPYFLPGARNGFRMGDVQLIDSMLYDGLFCAFDKMAMGLATERYLQLAPISRERQDHLSMLSHERAARAMKNGRMAKEIVPVPVPQRRGDDVIVDVDEGVRPETTMESLAKLRPAFDKNGAITAGNASQISDGAAALVVMSAAKAAELGLAPLAEIIGYGQVAGPDTSLLHQPSNAINDALRRVGMTVGDIDLFEINEAFAAVAVASMDHLGIDEDVVNVNGGAIALGHPIGASGARLALTLITELNERGGGVGAAALCGGGGQGDALLVRVP